In the Xiamenia xianingshaonis genome, one interval contains:
- a CDS encoding NADH-quinone oxidoreductase subunit 5 family protein, with protein sequence MIGFLILFPLAVALVLLLVRQNQARNVIVCASAAAIAVASIGFCLANLGAGWVGLQFHTPIVDYACMAISVALAAIILYFGILYRNVPTIVLAVVQVIGSAVFELGFAHGVHVAESLYYDSLSLLMTFIIGVVGTGICVYALGYMEDFQAHQPEGSKDRRPMFFAIMFAFLSAMYLIVFSNNMLWMFTGWEVTTVCSFLLIGFTRTDEAIKNAFRQIIMNIIGGIAFLVALYCIVLQMGTLSLRDFIEAGSAYPLIVMLPVCCLALAGLTKAAQMPFHTWLLGAMVAPTPTSALLHSSTMVKAGVFLLVKLAPVFNVCPLPSIMVVLVGGITFLLCSFMAISQSNAKRVLAYSTIANLGLIVACAGVGTPEAVWAACFLILFHAIAKSLLFLCVGTAEHHIGSRNIEDMDLLFERMPRLARFMMLGIMVMFIAPLGMLMAKWATLVSFADSGQIALVIILGFGSAATFFFWAKWLGKLAGIAACDKNVELDVHKSEWTALMLMVVLAVLACVGLPIISTVLIEPYVYSVAAVVANPTLMALYAFGGQDISGTNLWISALLAIIVIVMLFAGVGRRGKEKPAQIYLAGASVDNSRRTFRNSLSGETAATSRNWYLDSTFGEARIKPVGEWMCGILIVIALVLSTTGLPILM encoded by the coding sequence ATGATCGGATTTTTAATCCTGTTTCCGCTGGCAGTTGCATTGGTGCTGCTGCTGGTGAGGCAAAACCAGGCGCGCAACGTCATCGTATGCGCTTCCGCGGCGGCCATCGCAGTCGCCTCGATCGGCTTTTGCCTGGCCAACCTGGGAGCCGGATGGGTGGGACTGCAGTTCCACACGCCCATCGTCGATTATGCGTGCATGGCCATAAGCGTTGCGCTCGCGGCGATCATCTTGTATTTCGGCATTCTCTACCGCAATGTCCCCACGATCGTGCTTGCCGTGGTGCAGGTGATCGGCTCGGCCGTCTTCGAGCTGGGATTCGCCCATGGCGTCCACGTCGCCGAATCCCTGTACTACGACTCGCTGTCGCTGCTCATGACGTTCATCATCGGCGTCGTCGGCACCGGCATCTGCGTGTATGCGCTCGGTTACATGGAAGACTTTCAGGCGCATCAGCCTGAAGGCTCGAAGGACCGTCGCCCGATGTTCTTCGCCATCATGTTCGCGTTCTTGTCCGCGATGTACCTCATCGTGTTCTCGAACAACATGCTGTGGATGTTCACCGGCTGGGAAGTCACCACGGTGTGCTCGTTTTTGCTCATCGGCTTCACGCGAACCGACGAGGCCATCAAAAACGCTTTCCGCCAGATCATCATGAACATCATCGGCGGCATCGCGTTTCTGGTCGCGCTGTACTGCATCGTGCTTCAGATGGGCACGCTGTCGCTTCGGGACTTCATCGAGGCGGGCAGCGCCTATCCCCTCATCGTGATGCTGCCGGTGTGCTGCCTGGCGCTTGCCGGCCTCACGAAGGCCGCGCAGATGCCCTTCCATACGTGGCTGCTCGGCGCCATGGTGGCTCCCACGCCCACCAGTGCTCTGCTGCATTCCTCCACGATGGTGAAGGCGGGCGTGTTTTTGCTGGTCAAGCTTGCACCGGTGTTCAACGTCTGCCCGCTGCCGTCCATCATGGTCGTGCTCGTGGGCGGCATCACGTTCCTCTTGTGCTCGTTCATGGCCATTTCGCAGTCCAACGCCAAGCGCGTGCTGGCGTACTCGACCATCGCGAACCTGGGCTTGATCGTGGCTTGCGCCGGCGTCGGCACGCCTGAGGCCGTGTGGGCCGCCTGCTTCCTTATCCTGTTCCACGCCATCGCGAAATCGCTGCTGTTCCTGTGCGTCGGCACCGCCGAGCACCACATCGGCAGCCGCAACATCGAGGACATGGACCTGCTGTTCGAGCGCATGCCGCGTCTGGCCCGTTTTATGATGCTCGGCATCATGGTTATGTTCATCGCGCCGCTCGGCATGCTCATGGCGAAGTGGGCGACGCTCGTGTCCTTCGCCGATTCCGGCCAGATCGCGCTCGTCATCATTCTGGGCTTCGGCTCGGCGGCGACGTTCTTCTTCTGGGCCAAGTGGCTCGGCAAGCTTGCCGGCATCGCGGCATGCGACAAAAACGTGGAGCTGGACGTGCATAAGAGCGAATGGACGGCGCTCATGCTCATGGTCGTGCTCGCGGTTCTCGCCTGCGTGGGGCTGCCGATCATCTCGACCGTTCTCATCGAGCCGTACGTCTACTCGGTGGCCGCGGTCGTTGCAAACCCCACGCTCATGGCGCTGTACGCGTTCGGCGGCCAGGACATCTCGGGCACGAACCTGTGGATTTCGGCGCTGCTCGCCATCATCGTCATCGTGATGCTGTTCGCAGGCGTCGGACGCCGGGGCAAAGAAAAGCCCGCGCAGATCTACCTGGCCGGCGCCAGCGTCGACAACAGCCGACGCACCTTCCGCAACTCGCTTTCCGGCGAGACGGCGGCCACGTCGCGCAACTGGTACCTTGACTCAACGTTCGGCGAGGCTCGCATCAAGCCGGTCGGCGAATGGATGTGCGGCATCCTCATCGTCATCGCGCTGGTGCTCAGCACCACCGGCCTGCCCATCTTGATGTAG
- the coaBC gene encoding bifunctional phosphopantothenoylcysteine decarboxylase/phosphopantothenate--cysteine ligase CoaBC: MTAETVSSIVRKTAVVGVTGCIAAYKTCEIIRGLQKAGVRVKVVMTEHATKFVDPVTFRALTHEEVAIDLFDDPTDPIHHISLAEEADAFLVAPCTANVAAKMAHGIADDLLTTTALATTAPVLIAPAMNVHMYQHPATRANLGLLQSRGAIVIEAEDGYLACGEIGPGRLADPAAIVDATLSVLGVRNDLEGLRVLITAGPTVEPIDPVRYISNYSSGKSGYALAVAAARRGAQVTLVSGPTSLDPPKDVCFIGVRTAVDMLAACQRPFEKADIAIFAAAVADMRPATAADHKLKKGVDDDALAGIPLVKNPDVLATLAAQKDRQVVVGYAAETDDILENARRKLKAKHADVIVANDVGEGKAFNANDNKIWFVDEEGAEELPRMTKAALADVILNKALDCMR, from the coding sequence ATGACCGCCGAAACCGTCTCTTCCATCGTGCGCAAGACCGCCGTCGTCGGTGTGACCGGATGCATCGCCGCATACAAGACGTGCGAGATCATCCGCGGCCTGCAGAAAGCCGGCGTGCGCGTCAAGGTCGTCATGACCGAGCACGCCACGAAGTTCGTCGATCCGGTGACGTTTCGGGCGCTCACGCACGAGGAGGTGGCCATCGATCTGTTCGATGACCCGACCGACCCCATCCACCACATTTCGCTTGCCGAAGAGGCCGACGCGTTTTTGGTGGCGCCCTGCACGGCCAACGTGGCGGCGAAGATGGCCCACGGCATCGCCGACGACCTGCTGACCACGACCGCCCTTGCCACCACCGCGCCGGTGCTCATCGCGCCGGCCATGAACGTGCACATGTACCAACATCCGGCCACCCGTGCGAACCTGGGGCTTCTGCAGAGCCGCGGGGCGATCGTGATCGAGGCTGAAGACGGGTATCTGGCCTGCGGCGAGATTGGGCCGGGGCGCCTTGCCGATCCGGCGGCCATCGTGGACGCCACGCTGTCGGTGCTGGGCGTCAGAAACGACCTGGAAGGCCTGCGCGTGCTGATCACCGCAGGCCCCACCGTGGAGCCCATCGATCCGGTGCGCTACATCTCGAACTACTCGTCGGGCAAGAGCGGGTATGCCCTGGCCGTGGCGGCGGCGCGTCGCGGGGCGCAGGTCACGCTGGTAAGCGGGCCCACCTCGCTCGATCCGCCCAAAGACGTGTGCTTCATAGGCGTGCGCACGGCCGTCGACATGCTGGCGGCGTGCCAGCGCCCGTTCGAAAAGGCCGACATCGCCATTTTCGCAGCCGCCGTCGCCGACATGCGGCCCGCCACAGCCGCCGACCACAAGCTGAAGAAAGGCGTCGACGACGATGCGCTCGCCGGCATTCCGCTCGTGAAGAACCCCGACGTTTTGGCGACGCTCGCCGCGCAGAAGGACCGCCAGGTGGTCGTCGGATACGCCGCCGAAACCGACGACATCCTGGAAAACGCGCGGCGCAAGCTGAAGGCGAAGCACGCAGACGTCATCGTCGCCAATGACGTGGGGGAGGGCAAGGCCTTCAACGCCAACGACAACAAGATCTGGTTCGTCGACGAAGAGGGCGCCGAAGAGCTGCCCCGCATGACGAAAGCCGCGCTCGCCGACGTCATCCTCAACAAGGCGCTCGACTGCATGCGCTAG
- the ileS gene encoding isoleucine--tRNA ligase, which produces MNLPKTDFAMRANLPANEPKRLEKWENERIYQQVLDKNRDNKPFVLHDGPPYANGPIHIGHAFNKILKDFVNKSHAQMGFFTPYVPGWDCHGQPIEHMVETTIGPERMATISQPDLRQLCREWAEKYVDIQREGFKRLGVNADWDNPYLTFLPNYEAGNVEIFKQMYLDGSIYRGRKPIHWCKSCHTALAEAEIEYGDETSPSIFVRFALDAMPGIFEAAGATGQAYILIWTTTPWTLPANTAVSLAPDADYVMVQADGANMIFAQELVEQVAQAAGWEDFRIVSNEAGEPVTLKGREMCGLTYTCPIRHDLKGTVIYGDHVTLDSGTGAVHTAPGHGQDDYLVGLEFDIPLLMPVDDSGVLTDEAGPFAGLDVEAANPVIIDWLRDQGTLVAAQDIVHSYPHCWRCHQPVIFRATDQWFVSMDKNGLRDKALHAINDEVRFVPDWAKNRIGAMVADRPDWCISRQRSWGVPIPVFKCAKCGSTVATEATFDAVIALFYEKGADAWFTEKPADYLPKHTACEVCGCTDLLPEKDILDVWWESGVSHTSVLKHREAEGLHFPAELYLEGSDQHRGWFQSSLLTSVGAYGTPPYQSVMHCGFTVDEQGRKMSKSLGNGIDPAEVMEKYGADVLRLWVSSVDYSQDVSISDTILKQVSDAYRRFRNTFRFLLGSLDDFDDATDAVSDWNALEPIDQYYLAAAAALLSEVTQAYQEFRYNSVYRACYEFVNDLSAVYMDVAKDRLYSEAPNSPRRRAVQTVLMNILEVLVRVMTPILSFTTDEVWEHYPRAMRERAGRAGNVQLAGWPDASDFVPALPADEGRAALESFAVALEARDAAMKALEEARGAKLVNKSQEAVVELTAPAEAKAALDALGEGVLEELFIVASVTVVEGDEFAATVSASTSEKCPRCWNYRELGGNAHHPDVCGRCGDALDAIGFGGEDA; this is translated from the coding sequence ATGAACCTGCCCAAGACAGACTTCGCCATGCGGGCCAACTTGCCTGCCAACGAGCCGAAGCGCCTTGAGAAGTGGGAAAACGAGCGCATCTATCAGCAGGTGCTTGACAAAAACCGTGACAACAAGCCCTTCGTCCTCCATGACGGGCCGCCGTACGCCAACGGCCCCATCCACATCGGGCACGCCTTCAACAAGATCCTCAAAGACTTCGTGAACAAGTCGCACGCGCAGATGGGCTTTTTCACGCCGTACGTGCCGGGGTGGGACTGCCACGGCCAGCCGATCGAGCACATGGTGGAGACGACCATCGGCCCCGAGCGCATGGCGACCATCAGCCAGCCCGACCTGCGCCAGCTGTGCCGCGAATGGGCCGAGAAGTACGTCGACATCCAGCGCGAAGGCTTCAAGCGCCTCGGCGTGAACGCCGACTGGGACAATCCGTATCTCACGTTTTTGCCGAACTACGAGGCCGGCAATGTGGAGATCTTCAAACAGATGTATTTGGATGGGTCGATCTATCGCGGCCGCAAGCCCATCCATTGGTGCAAAAGCTGCCACACCGCCCTTGCCGAGGCGGAGATCGAATACGGGGACGAAACTTCGCCGTCCATCTTCGTGCGGTTCGCGCTCGACGCGATGCCCGGCATCTTCGAAGCGGCCGGCGCGACGGGGCAAGCCTACATACTTATTTGGACGACCACGCCCTGGACGCTGCCGGCGAACACCGCCGTGTCGCTGGCGCCTGACGCCGACTACGTGATGGTGCAGGCCGACGGCGCAAACATGATCTTCGCGCAAGAGCTGGTCGAGCAGGTGGCCCAGGCCGCCGGCTGGGAAGACTTCCGCATCGTGTCCAACGAGGCGGGCGAGCCGGTCACGCTCAAAGGCCGCGAAATGTGCGGGCTCACCTACACCTGCCCCATCCGCCACGACCTGAAGGGCACCGTCATCTACGGCGACCACGTCACGCTCGACTCGGGCACGGGCGCGGTCCACACGGCCCCCGGACACGGCCAGGACGACTACCTGGTGGGCCTGGAATTCGACATTCCGCTGCTCATGCCGGTCGACGACAGCGGCGTGCTCACCGACGAGGCCGGCCCCTTCGCAGGCCTTGACGTGGAAGCGGCCAACCCCGTCATCATCGACTGGCTGCGCGACCAAGGCACGCTCGTGGCGGCCCAGGACATCGTGCACAGCTATCCGCACTGCTGGCGCTGCCATCAGCCGGTCATCTTCCGTGCGACCGACCAGTGGTTCGTGTCCATGGACAAAAACGGCCTTCGCGACAAGGCGCTACACGCCATCAACGACGAGGTGCGCTTTGTGCCCGATTGGGCGAAGAACCGCATCGGGGCGATGGTGGCCGACCGTCCGGACTGGTGCATCTCGCGCCAGCGCAGCTGGGGCGTGCCCATTCCGGTGTTCAAGTGCGCCAAGTGCGGCTCGACCGTCGCCACCGAAGCGACGTTCGACGCGGTGATCGCGCTGTTCTACGAAAAGGGCGCCGACGCCTGGTTCACCGAAAAGCCGGCCGACTACCTGCCGAAGCACACGGCGTGCGAGGTGTGCGGCTGCACCGATCTGCTGCCCGAAAAGGACATCCTGGACGTGTGGTGGGAGTCGGGCGTCAGCCACACGAGCGTGCTCAAGCACCGCGAGGCCGAAGGGCTGCATTTCCCGGCCGAGCTGTATCTGGAAGGTTCTGACCAGCACCGCGGCTGGTTCCAGTCGTCGCTGCTCACGTCGGTGGGCGCTTATGGCACGCCGCCCTACCAGTCGGTCATGCACTGCGGGTTCACCGTGGACGAGCAGGGACGCAAGATGTCCAAGTCGCTCGGCAACGGCATCGACCCGGCAGAGGTGATGGAGAAGTACGGCGCCGACGTGCTGCGCCTGTGGGTGTCGAGCGTCGACTATTCTCAGGACGTGTCCATTTCCGACACCATTCTGAAGCAGGTCTCCGACGCCTACCGCCGTTTCCGCAACACCTTCCGCTTCCTGCTCGGCAGCCTGGACGACTTCGACGATGCGACCGACGCCGTAAGCGATTGGAACGCGCTCGAGCCCATCGACCAGTACTATCTGGCCGCCGCCGCCGCGCTGCTTTCCGAAGTGACCCAGGCCTATCAGGAATTCCGGTACAACTCGGTGTATCGGGCGTGCTACGAGTTCGTGAACGACCTGTCCGCCGTCTACATGGACGTCGCGAAGGACCGCCTGTACTCCGAGGCCCCGAACTCGCCGCGCCGTCGCGCCGTGCAGACCGTGCTCATGAACATCCTGGAAGTGCTCGTGCGCGTGATGACGCCCATCCTGTCGTTCACGACCGACGAAGTGTGGGAGCACTACCCCCGCGCCATGCGCGAGCGTGCCGGCCGTGCGGGCAACGTGCAGCTGGCCGGCTGGCCGGACGCGTCCGATTTCGTGCCGGCGCTGCCGGCCGACGAAGGACGCGCCGCGCTGGAATCGTTCGCTGTGGCGCTTGAGGCCCGCGACGCCGCGATGAAGGCGCTTGAAGAGGCCCGCGGGGCGAAGCTCGTGAACAAGAGCCAGGAGGCCGTCGTAGAGCTGACGGCCCCGGCCGAGGCGAAGGCGGCGCTCGATGCGCTCGGCGAGGGCGTGCTGGAAGAGCTGTTCATCGTGGCGTCGGTGACGGTCGTCGAAGGCGACGAGTTCGCCGCGACGGTGAGCGCCTCGACGAGCGAGAAATGCCCGCGCTGCTGGAACTATCGCGAACTGGGCGGAAACGCGCATCACCCGGATGTGTGCGGACGCTGCGGCGACGCGCTTGACGCCATCGGGTTCGGCGGCGAGGACGCTTGA
- a CDS encoding RluA family pseudouridine synthase, whose amino-acid sequence MGRLLSFRPDPPYWGERLDAVLAAHGCYASRSAAARAVEEGRVTVSGKTVAKKHAVQATDFIVYEADEEAAPLRVCGEPIPLDIRFEDDEVIVLSKQAGLICHPAADHPDGTLVNALVYHCGADHLCNVQGEDDRLGIVHRLDGDTSGLMLAAKTNEAGEALMQAIREKAVERRYLALVHGVIGPDTGMVDAPIDRSLRDRTRRCVREAPSARESITTFRVLERFDAEPGDDGYTLIDCKLFTGRTHQIRVHMEYTRHPLVGDPMYTSGAPKAPRASLGLARQFLHSFTLGFEHPETGEYLEFFDELPEDLQTALDGIAPRSMGKTPFWDETFAPRLAQKTASDSDVAAEGGRA is encoded by the coding sequence ATGGGCCGCCTGCTGAGCTTTCGCCCGGACCCGCCGTACTGGGGCGAGCGGCTGGACGCCGTGCTGGCCGCGCACGGGTGCTACGCGAGCCGCAGCGCCGCCGCCCGGGCGGTCGAAGAGGGCCGCGTGACGGTTTCGGGCAAAACGGTCGCAAAGAAGCACGCCGTGCAGGCGACGGACTTCATCGTGTACGAGGCCGACGAGGAAGCGGCGCCCCTGCGCGTGTGCGGCGAGCCGATTCCGCTCGACATTCGCTTTGAGGACGACGAGGTCATCGTGCTGTCGAAGCAAGCGGGGCTGATCTGCCACCCGGCGGCCGACCATCCGGACGGCACGCTCGTCAACGCGCTCGTCTACCATTGCGGGGCGGACCATCTGTGCAACGTGCAGGGCGAAGACGACCGCCTGGGCATCGTGCACCGGCTTGACGGCGACACGAGCGGGCTTATGCTGGCGGCGAAGACGAACGAGGCCGGCGAAGCGCTCATGCAGGCCATCCGAGAAAAAGCGGTGGAGCGGCGCTACCTGGCGCTTGTCCATGGCGTCATCGGGCCCGACACCGGCATGGTCGACGCGCCCATCGACCGCTCGCTGCGCGACCGCACCCGCCGCTGCGTGCGAGAGGCGCCTTCGGCACGCGAATCCATCACGACGTTTCGCGTGCTCGAGCGCTTCGACGCCGAGCCGGGCGACGACGGCTACACCCTCATCGACTGCAAGCTGTTCACCGGGCGCACCCATCAGATTCGCGTGCACATGGAATACACGCGCCACCCGCTCGTGGGGGACCCGATGTACACCTCGGGCGCTCCGAAGGCACCGCGGGCAAGCTTGGGGCTGGCGCGGCAGTTCCTCCATTCGTTCACGCTGGGCTTCGAGCATCCCGAAACAGGCGAATACCTGGAGTTTTTCGACGAGCTGCCGGAAGACTTGCAGACGGCGCTCGACGGCATTGCGCCGCGCAGCATGGGCAAGACGCCGTTTTGGGACGAAACGTTCGCTCCAAGGCTGGCGCAAAAGACGGCAAGCGATTCGGACGTGGCGGCGGAAGGGGGCCGGGCATGA
- a CDS encoding NADH-quinone oxidoreductase subunit H — protein MLNESLVFTIVGIVAFAVIAPVLGCLLAGVDRKVSARMQGRVGPPLLQPYYDVRKLLEKETVAVNSSEVVYVGCALLFTFIAGGIFYSGGNLLMSIFVITLAALLFILAAYCTRSPYAEVGAARETLQVMAYEPMVLFMAVAFFMGTKAILGVGTFNVSGVFFLGVPLITNIWLVFLGFLFVLTIKLRKSPFDLSMSHHAHQEIVKGVTTEMSGRTLAMVEVMHWCENILFLGWVGMFFLWANPVSLLVALIVVLAVYFLEIWIDNNFARVKWQLMLKSAWIVALVAGGLNLIMLTYL, from the coding sequence ATGTTGAATGAATCGCTCGTTTTCACCATTGTCGGCATCGTGGCGTTCGCCGTGATCGCTCCCGTGCTGGGCTGTCTGCTCGCCGGCGTCGACCGCAAGGTGTCGGCCCGCATGCAGGGCCGCGTCGGGCCGCCGCTTCTGCAGCCGTACTACGACGTGCGCAAGCTGCTGGAAAAAGAAACGGTCGCCGTGAACTCGTCCGAAGTCGTCTATGTCGGCTGCGCGCTGCTGTTCACGTTCATCGCCGGCGGCATCTTCTATTCCGGCGGCAACCTGCTGATGAGCATCTTCGTCATCACGCTGGCGGCGCTGCTGTTCATCCTGGCGGCGTACTGCACGCGCTCGCCGTACGCCGAAGTGGGCGCTGCGCGCGAAACGCTGCAGGTCATGGCGTACGAGCCTATGGTGCTCTTCATGGCCGTGGCGTTCTTCATGGGCACGAAGGCCATCCTTGGCGTCGGCACGTTCAACGTCTCGGGCGTGTTTTTCCTGGGCGTTCCGCTCATCACGAACATCTGGCTCGTGTTTCTGGGCTTTTTGTTCGTGCTGACCATCAAGCTGCGCAAGTCGCCCTTCGACCTGTCCATGTCGCACCACGCGCACCAAGAAATCGTCAAAGGCGTCACCACTGAAATGAGCGGACGGACGCTGGCGATGGTGGAGGTCATGCACTGGTGCGAGAACATCCTGTTCCTCGGCTGGGTCGGCATGTTCTTCCTGTGGGCGAACCCGGTGTCTTTGCTGGTGGCGCTCATCGTCGTGCTGGCCGTGTACTTCCTGGAAATCTGGATCGACAACAATTTCGCCCGCGTCAAATGGCAGCTCATGCTCAAGTCGGCTTGGATCGTGGCACTCGTGGCCGGCGGCTTGAACCTGATCATGCTCACATACCTGTAA
- a CDS encoding DegV family protein produces MARSFEIVTDSSCNLPEHIIDELGLHILPLTFMVDGEDKVYQSYLKGETTDLAQFYAMMREGKVFKTSLPSIADAEKLVRELIDAGKDVLYLGFSSGLSGTCEAVSLVMRQLSQERPDRALVSVDTLAASGGQGLLVWYAAKMADEGAGIAEVAAWVEENKLHLAHWFTVDDLMFLFRGGRVSRTSAWAGTLLNIKPVMHVDDEGHLIPLEKVRGRKKSLNALVDHMAASANAPVSEQTVFITHGDCIKDAEYVADQVKQRFGVKDVIINYVDPVIGAHSGPGTMALFFLADKR; encoded by the coding sequence ATGGCACGTTCTTTTGAAATAGTGACCGACTCCAGCTGCAACCTGCCCGAGCACATCATCGACGAGCTGGGACTGCACATCCTGCCGCTCACCTTCATGGTCGACGGCGAGGACAAGGTCTACCAAAGCTACCTGAAAGGCGAAACGACCGACCTGGCGCAGTTCTACGCGATGATGCGCGAAGGCAAGGTTTTCAAGACGTCGCTGCCGTCGATCGCCGACGCCGAAAAGCTCGTCCGCGAGTTGATCGATGCGGGGAAAGACGTGCTGTACCTGGGCTTTTCCAGCGGCCTTTCCGGCACGTGCGAAGCCGTGTCGCTCGTGATGCGGCAGCTTTCGCAGGAACGCCCCGACCGGGCGCTCGTGTCGGTGGACACGCTGGCGGCTTCGGGCGGGCAGGGGCTGCTCGTGTGGTATGCGGCGAAGATGGCCGACGAGGGAGCAGGCATCGCCGAGGTGGCGGCGTGGGTCGAAGAGAACAAGCTGCACCTGGCGCACTGGTTCACGGTGGACGACCTGATGTTCTTGTTCCGCGGCGGGCGCGTGTCCCGCACGAGCGCCTGGGCCGGAACGCTGCTCAACATCAAGCCGGTCATGCACGTGGACGACGAGGGGCATCTCATTCCGCTTGAAAAGGTGCGCGGGCGCAAAAAGTCGCTGAACGCGCTGGTGGACCACATGGCAGCCTCGGCGAACGCGCCGGTGTCCGAGCAGACGGTGTTCATCACGCACGGCGACTGCATCAAGGACGCCGAATACGTGGCTGACCAGGTGAAACAGCGTTTCGGGGTCAAAGACGTCATCATCAACTACGTCGACCCGGTCATCGGCGCCCACTCAGGCCCCGGCACGATGGCGCTGTTCTTTTTAGCCGACAAGCGCTAA
- the lspA gene encoding signal peptidase II, whose translation MALHAEELTNESGRGGASASARPGHARGRVLAVIAVIAAVWVALDQATKAYFNSFDLGAVAGGPFAGLVQFRLVHNTGMAWGLFGDSTFALGVMSVAVCCFFAAYAFICAPRLNWAEVVGLALVIAGGIGNACDRFTQGYVVDFIETVFMDFPVFNIADIGVTCGFVLFLIGLFVSMSREGDSGTSDADGFGADAPSARKDG comes from the coding sequence ATGGCGCTTCACGCCGAAGAGCTGACGAACGAGTCCGGTCGCGGCGGCGCTTCGGCGTCCGCCCGGCCGGGGCATGCCCGAGGACGCGTGCTTGCGGTCATCGCGGTCATTGCGGCCGTCTGGGTCGCGCTTGACCAGGCCACGAAGGCGTATTTCAACTCGTTCGACCTCGGCGCCGTCGCGGGCGGGCCCTTTGCGGGTCTTGTCCAGTTCCGCCTCGTGCACAACACCGGCATGGCTTGGGGGCTGTTCGGCGATTCGACGTTCGCCCTCGGCGTCATGTCGGTGGCGGTATGCTGCTTTTTCGCCGCGTACGCCTTCATCTGTGCGCCGCGCTTGAACTGGGCCGAGGTCGTAGGGCTTGCGCTTGTCATTGCTGGCGGCATCGGCAACGCGTGCGACCGCTTCACGCAGGGCTACGTGGTGGACTTCATCGAGACGGTCTTTATGGACTTCCCGGTGTTCAACATAGCCGATATTGGCGTGACCTGCGGTTTCGTGCTGTTTCTCATAGGGCTGTTCGTATCGATGAGCCGCGAGGGCGACTCCGGCACGTCCGATGCGGACGGTTTTGGCGCCGATGCGCCGTCCGCGCGAAAGGACGGTTGA
- the hemH gene encoding ferrochelatase: MTEKRQPRCGVVLVNTGSPAAPVPEAVRDYLSRFLSDPRIAPKTPAWPFILKSFILPRRSKASAARYASIWTEAGSPLAVAHAAIERKLQERFDAAGDAVAVKTAYSYSKPFFADALCELAALGVGKIVVLPLFPQTAFSQAAGTVVDAVDAACAQSAWGGEFVFIDGYGDDPGYIAALADAIRAAGFDPAPESGHRLFLSYHSIPLADVEAGDDYPDQVARTNALLADELGIGADRWRGGFQSRFDKERSWVSPFSADVLERFACEDGGTLFFVCPNFAVDCLETLYDIPNELEPAYRRALREAGRNDAGDVFVYVPCLNDSPAHIDVLFNLLKRHL; this comes from the coding sequence ATGACCGAAAAAAGACAGCCCCGCTGCGGCGTCGTGCTCGTGAACACGGGCAGTCCTGCGGCGCCTGTGCCCGAAGCCGTGCGCGACTACCTGTCGCGCTTCCTGTCCGATCCGCGCATCGCGCCGAAGACGCCGGCATGGCCGTTCATCTTGAAGTCGTTCATCCTGCCGCGCCGCTCGAAGGCGTCCGCCGCGCGCTATGCGTCCATCTGGACCGAGGCGGGATCTCCGCTCGCCGTCGCGCATGCGGCCATCGAGCGCAAGCTGCAGGAGCGCTTCGATGCGGCAGGAGACGCCGTGGCCGTGAAGACGGCCTACAGCTATAGCAAGCCGTTTTTCGCGGATGCGCTGTGCGAGCTGGCGGCGCTCGGCGTTGGCAAGATCGTCGTGCTGCCCTTGTTTCCGCAGACGGCGTTTTCCCAGGCGGCCGGCACGGTGGTCGACGCCGTGGACGCTGCCTGCGCGCAGAGCGCCTGGGGCGGCGAGTTCGTCTTCATCGACGGCTACGGCGACGATCCCGGCTACATCGCGGCGCTTGCCGACGCGATTCGCGCCGCCGGTTTCGATCCTGCTCCCGAATCGGGCCATCGGCTGTTTTTGTCCTACCACTCCATTCCGCTTGCCGACGTGGAGGCGGGGGACGACTACCCTGACCAGGTGGCCCGCACCAACGCGCTTCTTGCCGATGAGCTCGGCATCGGCGCGGACCGCTGGCGCGGGGGCTTTCAATCGCGTTTCGACAAGGAGCGCAGCTGGGTCTCTCCGTTCAGCGCCGACGTGCTTGAGCGGTTCGCCTGTGAGGACGGCGGCACGCTCTTCTTCGTGTGCCCAAACTTCGCGGTCGACTGTCTGGAGACGCTCTACGACATACCGAACGAACTGGAACCGGCCTACCGAAGGGCCTTGCGCGAGGCCGGACGCAACGATGCGGGAGACGTTTTCGTGTACGTGCCGTGCCTGAACGACTCGCCCGCCCACATAGACGTGCTGTTCAACCTGCTGAAACGCCACCTGTAA